From Arthrobacter sp. FW306-2-2C-D06B, a single genomic window includes:
- a CDS encoding glutaredoxin family protein — protein sequence MTTEAIDLTARIQARDGVAVVVYTKNDCRQCDMTKGLLTKEGVHFTSVNVEEDATAYRYVTETLGIRQMPVVITSTLEGEEVWSGFQPAKIREHITHRADAA from the coding sequence ATGACCACCGAAGCAATTGACCTCACAGCCCGGATCCAGGCACGGGACGGCGTCGCAGTCGTCGTCTACACCAAGAACGACTGCCGCCAATGCGACATGACCAAAGGCCTGCTCACTAAGGAAGGCGTTCACTTCACATCCGTGAACGTCGAGGAAGACGCGACCGCCTACCGCTACGTCACCGAAACCCTCGGCATCCGCCAAATGCCCGTCGTCATCACTTCCACGCTTGAGGGCGAGGAGGTCTGGTCCGGATTCCAGCCGGCCAAGATCCGCGAACACATCACACACCGGGCCGATGCCGCTTAG
- a CDS encoding single-stranded DNA-binding protein, whose protein sequence is MAKIEFTGNLGGEPAIDFKRSGNACLTFNVADTKGKKDAQGSWDKSQEQTQWFRCTLWGPDAEYYVERLRKGARVTVHGDLMAREYVDRDGVNRASLDVTVRGMSVINKKGSASAPPAAETSAQGWGNEPAPAQSDWGSY, encoded by the coding sequence GTGGCAAAGATCGAATTCACTGGCAACCTCGGCGGCGAGCCAGCCATCGACTTCAAACGCAGCGGTAACGCCTGCCTCACGTTCAACGTCGCTGACACCAAAGGCAAGAAGGACGCCCAAGGCAGTTGGGACAAGTCGCAGGAGCAGACGCAATGGTTCCGTTGCACACTATGGGGCCCTGACGCCGAATACTACGTCGAACGGCTCCGCAAGGGCGCCAGGGTTACCGTCCACGGCGATCTCATGGCCCGCGAATACGTTGACCGAGACGGGGTCAACCGAGCATCGCTGGACGTGACCGTGCGCGGCATGTCCGTGATCAACAAAAAGGGCTCAGCCAGCGCGCCGCCCGCAGCGGAAACAAGCGCGCAAGGCTGGGGCAACGAACCAGCACCAGCGCAGTCCGACTGGGGATCGTACTAG
- a CDS encoding lambda exonuclease family protein translates to MTLHTYPELEQGTDEWLQARCGILTASVIGNIVTARQPTAIETDCPECGAEASGPCVGKRSPGPLKTLHPARAAAARELERVITADNTSDTALGLTMALAAERITGHVEPIQQSRAMERGTLDEPYARDAYSTHHARVAELGFMVREFDGFKIGYSPDGLVGEDGLIEIKSRAQKIQLKTVLSDEVPAENMAQLQTGLLVSGRPWIDYTSYCGGMKLWTKRVYPDPNWHAAILDAAAHFEKTATDMVSNYLDATANMPDTERIDHFAELGITF, encoded by the coding sequence ATGACACTCCACACATACCCCGAGCTTGAACAAGGCACCGACGAATGGTTGCAAGCCCGATGCGGCATCCTCACCGCATCCGTCATCGGCAACATCGTCACCGCACGCCAACCCACCGCGATTGAAACCGACTGCCCTGAATGCGGAGCTGAAGCATCCGGGCCATGCGTTGGGAAGCGGTCACCCGGGCCTTTGAAGACACTCCACCCGGCCCGGGCAGCAGCCGCCCGGGAACTGGAAAGGGTGATCACCGCGGACAACACCAGCGATACGGCGCTCGGCCTCACTATGGCTCTTGCCGCCGAACGCATCACTGGCCATGTTGAACCCATCCAGCAGTCCCGGGCCATGGAACGCGGCACCCTGGATGAGCCCTATGCCCGAGACGCATACTCAACCCACCACGCCCGCGTCGCGGAGCTTGGCTTCATGGTGCGCGAGTTCGACGGCTTCAAGATTGGCTACTCACCAGACGGGCTGGTTGGCGAAGACGGGCTCATTGAAATCAAATCCCGCGCCCAGAAGATCCAGCTCAAGACCGTCCTCTCCGATGAAGTGCCAGCCGAGAACATGGCGCAACTGCAAACCGGGCTGCTCGTCTCCGGCCGGCCCTGGATCGACTACACCAGCTATTGCGGCGGCATGAAGCTCTGGACAAAGCGCGTCTACCCCGACCCAAACTGGCACGCCGCCATCCTCGACGCCGCTGCCCATTTCGAGAAGACAGCAACCGACATGGTCAGCAACTACCTCGACGCCACCGCCAACATGCCCGACACCGAACGCATCGACCACTTCGCAGAGTTGGGGATCACTTTCTAG
- a CDS encoding helix-turn-helix transcriptional regulator gives MREEQPTSHTPACPSAGDQLLKAQALADWLGVTPGALAQMRYLGKGPKFIKLGGRSVRYRVSDVNEWLDAQTRQQT, from the coding sequence GTGAGGGAAGAACAGCCGACATCGCACACTCCAGCATGCCCAAGCGCCGGCGACCAGCTGCTCAAAGCCCAAGCCTTGGCCGATTGGCTGGGAGTAACGCCGGGAGCCCTGGCCCAGATGCGGTACCTGGGGAAAGGCCCTAAGTTCATCAAGCTGGGGGGACGTTCGGTCCGGTACCGCGTCTCTGACGTGAACGAGTGGCTGGATGCACAGACCCGCCAGCAGACCTGA
- a CDS encoding helix-turn-helix transcriptional regulator, giving the protein MTNETDFRSPSPIRLLTLNEVAELLRKTPAQMRWMRHNGTGPRCAKLGGRVMYREQDVIDWVNDAFDAEAQ; this is encoded by the coding sequence GTGACAAACGAAACCGATTTTAGAAGCCCTTCCCCAATAAGGCTGCTGACGCTCAATGAGGTGGCCGAGCTGTTACGCAAAACTCCGGCGCAAATGCGCTGGATGCGGCATAACGGCACAGGGCCGCGCTGCGCCAAACTCGGCGGTCGGGTGATGTACCGCGAACAAGACGTCATCGACTGGGTAAACGACGCATTCGATGCGGAGGCCCAGTGA
- a CDS encoding helix-turn-helix domain-containing protein, translating to MKINLREWRDSIRHTEQLSAMAKLVGYTLSTYAEHDGEFATPGYEQLGMDIGRSAITVGRAIKELRASGHISEAHKGHSFGVGSSCGVFTTHRLEMPSG from the coding sequence ATGAAGATCAATCTTAGAGAGTGGCGGGATTCAATCCGCCACACTGAGCAACTGTCCGCCATGGCCAAGCTCGTGGGGTACACCCTCTCCACGTACGCGGAGCATGATGGCGAGTTCGCGACCCCTGGTTACGAACAGCTGGGGATGGACATCGGCCGTTCAGCAATAACGGTCGGCCGAGCAATCAAGGAGCTTCGCGCCAGCGGGCATATCTCCGAAGCCCACAAGGGTCACAGCTTCGGAGTCGGATCTTCCTGCGGCGTGTTCACCACGCACCGGCTTGAAATGCCAAGCGGATGA
- a CDS encoding helix-turn-helix domain-containing protein yields MTADHDEIGLMTTVDLAGKLNISVETVRRMCRSKQWQAVKIGRIYRFTEAQYQAIVTPPPTIQRPRTQRKNIDRLLRSTP; encoded by the coding sequence ATGACCGCCGATCATGACGAAATTGGCCTCATGACGACGGTAGACCTAGCCGGAAAGTTGAACATCTCCGTTGAAACAGTCCGGCGAATGTGTAGGTCGAAACAGTGGCAGGCCGTGAAAATTGGCCGGATCTACCGCTTCACAGAAGCCCAGTACCAAGCAATCGTTACCCCGCCGCCGACCATTCAGCGGCCCCGTACGCAACGCAAGAACATTGACCGGCTGCTTCGGTCGACTCCCTAA
- a CDS encoding helix-turn-helix transcriptional regulator, with protein MGKKLRVRDGLLPRLREIHRLSSEESQARLMGVSRSTLRRMEAGEQPSADFIVALCDTYGLGLGEAFEISAPRTASLVA; from the coding sequence ATGGGAAAGAAACTTAGGGTCCGGGACGGCCTTCTCCCCCGGCTCCGAGAGATACACCGGCTCTCATCTGAAGAATCACAAGCACGTCTCATGGGCGTAAGCCGGTCCACGCTCCGACGGATGGAGGCCGGCGAGCAACCCTCCGCTGACTTCATCGTCGCACTCTGCGATACATACGGGCTTGGACTCGGGGAGGCGTTCGAAATCTCCGCTCCCAGGACCGCCTCTTTGGTGGCCTAA